Proteins encoded within one genomic window of Eurosta solidaginis isolate ZX-2024a chromosome 1, ASM4086904v1, whole genome shotgun sequence:
- the LOC137243118 gene encoding keratin, type II cytoskeletal 68 kDa, component IB-like — protein MRTFVILCSALISTTYAASAGYSYANNGGAAFGNGLSGGQGFGSGLSGGQGFGSGLSGGQGFDNGFSGGQGFDSGLSGGQGFGSGIRFGGGSVAGPSYSSSGLSFGSEGAGLSYSGVSIGSVGRFSLGSQRIVGPSYSAPASITSSCAAPAETHKEFYT, from the exons ATGCGTACATTTGTG ATTCTATGCTCGGCACTCATCTCCACGACATATGCCGCAAGTGCGGGTTACTCTTATGCGAATAATGGTGGTGCAGCGTTTGGCAATGGACTTAGTGGTGGCCAAGGTTTTGGCAGCGGACTCAGTGGCGGTCAAGGCTTTGGCAGTGGACTAAGTGGCGGTCAAGGCTTTGACAATGGATTTAGTGGTGGTCAAGGCTTTGACAGTGGACTAAGTGGCGGTCAAGGCTTTGGAAGTGGTATCAGATTTGGTGGTGGATCAGTTGCAGGACCAAGTTATAGTTCATCAGGACTCTCCTTTGGTAGTGAAGGTGCTGGTCTCAGTTACAGTGGAGTTAGTATCGGCTCAGTTGGTAGATTTAGCTTAGGTAGTCAAAGAATTGTCGGCCCAAGTTATAGTGCGCCTGCATCTATTACTTCAAGCTGCGCTGCACCTGCTGAAACTCATAAAGAATTTTACACCTAA
- the LOC137243121 gene encoding uncharacterized protein, whose product MHSFLILCSVISAAYAASLGYNYESSSGATLGGSLGGGQVIGSGLSSGGQSNAGPSYSSSGLSLGSGTSGGGISLSSQGGVGSSYFPPSLSFGSGVSGGSVGGFSSGGQGAVGSGGPVSVPAETTKEFFTYTAPEHEFADIGDSSQVSNSLKKYLRVIFIKGPENSGLDNAAVQLAKSVANEQTVIYVLNKQADIGHLAEKLQSVQTQNFNKPEVHFVKYRTAADAEHAQHTIRSQYDGLSGPTNNHNGDVAPVLNFASNPELTSAPQQGFVSTPVVQQSDAAASVGNGEISYLPPNKRA is encoded by the exons ATGCATTCTTTTTTG atCCTTTGCTCAGTTATCTCTGCTGCCTACGCTGCTAGTTTGGGCTATAACTATGAGAGTAGCAGCGGTGCAACATTAGGCGGTAGCCTAGGTGGTGGTCAAGTAATCGGCAGTGGACTTAGCTCTGGTGGACAATCAAATGCAGGTCCTAGTTACAGTTCCTCTGGTTTATCACTTGGCAGTGGTACAAGTGGTGGTGGCATTAGCCTAAGCAGTCAAGGAGGCGTTGGTTCTAGCTATTTTCCTCCCAGTCTATCGTTCGGCAGTGGCGTGAGTGGCGGCTCGGTTGGTGGTTTTAGCTCAGGTGGCCAGGGCGCTGTAGGTTCAGGTGGTCCTGTTTCTGTTCCTGCTGAAACAACCAAAGAATTTTTTACCTACACCGCTCCAGAGCATGAATTCGCTGATATTGGTGATAGCAGTCAAGTTTCTAACTCTCTTAAAAAGTATCTACGCGTTATCTTTATTAAGGGACCTGAAAATAGTGGGCTAGATAATGCGGCCGTGCAATTGGCCAAATCGGTTGCAAATGAACAAACGGTCATTTATGTACTGAACAAACAAGCTGATATCGGTCACTTGGCTGAGAAATTGCAATCAGTTCAAACACAAAATTTCAACAAACCCGAAGTTCACTTCGTCAAGTATAGGACAGCAGCTGATGCGGAACATGCTCAACATACAATTCGATCGCAATATGATGGTTTGAGCGGCCCTACCAACAACCACAATGGTGATGTTGCTCCAGTTTTGAACTTTGCTTCGAATCCAGAACTTACATCTGCACCTCAGCAGGGTTTTGTTTCAACCCCAGTTGTTCAGCAAAGTGATGCAGCTGCATCAGTCGGCAATGGGGAAATTTCTTACTTACCACCAAATAAGCGCGCCTAA
- the LOC137243125 gene encoding loricrin-like, translated as MNSFLGLCSILSAAYAINVGYNYEKNSAVTNGGGVSGDQFGGQVGAFGLGGQGVSGKSYSSSGFGGGSSRGQNGGQNFGGQSFSAPSYSSSRATFGSAGEGGTQVSGHNLGGQSFAAPSYSSSGASFDGAEVGGAQVGGHNFGDQSFAAPNYSSSGASFGGAGVGGAQVGGHNFGGHSFVALGSGASFGGAGVGGAQVRVDNFGGHSFSAPSYSSSGASFGSTGVGGTQVGGHNFGGQSFAAPTYSSSGASFGGAGVGGVHVGGPSFVAQGAVGSSFDTPATVSSSYTAPVENSKEFYTYTAPEQEFNDIGDKGQLVITKKKNLRVIFIKGPENNGLENAALQLAKSVANQQTAIYVLSKQSDIGDLAKKLQSLNTQNSNKPEVHFVKYRTSADAEKAQHAIQSQYDSLTGPSISHDGGVTQVLNFVSNPAPAPAAQQSYSSAPVTQQSYSAVPVDNVDNAYLPPTKRT; from the exons ATGAATTCATTTTTG GGCCTGTGTTCCATCTTGTCTGCAGCATATGCGATTAATGTTGGCTATAATTATGAAAAGAACAGTGCTGTAACAAATGGTGGTGGcgtgagtggtgatcaatttggAGGTCAAGTAGGTGCCTTCGGATTGGGTGGTCAAGGAGTTTCTGGAAAAAGTTACAGCTCATCAGGCTTTGGTGGCGGATCAAGTCGTGGCCAAAATGGCGGACAAAACTTTGGTGGTCAGTCATTTTCAGCGCCCAGCTATAGCTCTTCTCGTGCAACGTTTGGTAGCGCGGGAGAGGGTGGTACTCAAGTTAGTGGTCACAACTTGGGTGGTCAATCATTTGCAGCGCCCAGTTACAGCTCTTCGGGTGCATCGTTTGACGGTGCAGAAGTGGGTGGTGCCCAAGTTGGCGGGCACAACTTTGGTGATCAATCATTTGCAGCGCCCAATTACAGCTCTTCGGGTGCATCGTTTGGCGGTGCAGGAGTAGGTGGTGCCCAAGTTGGCGGGCACAACTTCGGTGGGCACTCATTTGTAGCGCTCGGTTCGGGTGCATCGTTTGGCGGGGCAGGAGTGGGTGGGGCTCAAGTTCGCGTAGACAACTTTGGTGGACACTCATTTTCAGCACCCAGTTACAGCTCTTCGGGTGCATCGTTTGGTAGCACAGGTGTGGGTGGTACCCAAGTTGGCGGGCACAACTTCGGTGGTCAATCATTTGCAGCACCCACTTACAGCTCTTCTGGTGCATCGTTTGGCGGTGCCGGTGTGGGTGGTGTTCATGTCGGTGGTCCTAGCTTTGTTGCTCAAGGGGCTGTAGGTTCAAGTTTTGATACTCCTGCTACCGTTAGTTCTAGCTATACTGCTCCCGTTGAAAATAGCAAGGAATTCTATACGTATACCGCGCCAGAACAAGAATTTAATGATATTGGCGATAAAGGTCAGCTtgtcataacaaaaaaaaagaatttacgcGTAATCTTCATAAAAGGACCAGAAAATAACGGACTCGAAAATGCTGCCCTACAATTAGCCAAGTCTGTTGCTAATCAGCAAACTGCCATTTATGTGCTCAGTAAACAGTCTGATATTGGTGATTTGGCTAAAAAGTTACAATCGCTCAACACTCAAAATTCAAACAAACCCGAAGTGCACTTTGTcaaatacagaacatcagctgaTGCAGAAAAGGCTCAACATGCAATTCAATCACAATATGATAGCTTGACGGGTCCGTCAATAAGCCATGATGGTGGTGTTACACAGGTGTTGAATTTTGTATCGAACCCAGCGCCAGCACCTGCAGCGCAGCAAAGTTATTCCTCTGCACCTGTGACGCAGCAGAGTTATTCTGCTGTACCAGTCGACAACGTAGACAACGCTTACCTGCCGCCTACCAAACGCACTTag
- the LOC137243129 gene encoding cytoplasmic polyadenylation element-binding protein-like, with protein MAVLVKTLLAVLFYCQYLCSVNATTLSPLYITHPVDPQQKYNEYVSPYTTESYAQESVNYSTNLIRQPIYQSSKKTSKIYQPITQTTNKDFNNTISPTQKLYSSYAAPASGSAPYSYSMPQRSNLVPLPRLFPKSLIDQLSSANVQKQQQEEYAKQQQHYRQLQLQEQLKSQKQHHQQQQQQHHQQQIQSKQGHNVDIIKSNDLPLTIDQPLLMVEEPMATLIKPNQSRTLAAARILASTLLQASGEAILETPGLRPLSNPNALDLPNHLNSTDFLIVKSQKNAYIIPMPLAKDARNPSMVQSLYQMRDQLEKAYTINQFIFIIKPEKINFLNKLV; from the exons ATG GCTGTTCTTGTGAAAACTCTTTTGGCTGTGCTATTTTATTGCCAATATTTGTGCAGTGTCAATGCAACTACATTATCTCCTCTGTATATAACCCACCCTGTGGATCCTCAACAAAAATACAATGAATATGTATCGCCCTACACTACTGAAAGTTATG ctcAGGAATCAGTTAACTACAGTACGAACTTGATTAGGCAGCCAATATATCAATCATCAAAGAAGACAAGTAAAATATATCAGCCGATAACACAAACCACCAACAAAGACTTTAACAACACCATTTCACCAACACAAAAACTTTATAGTTCCTATGCAGCACCTGCATCTGGGTCAGCGCCATATTCATATTCCATGCCACAAAGATCTAATCTAGTGCCATTGCCTAGACTATTTCCCAAATCTTTGATTGATCAGCTATCATCAGCCAatgtacaaaaacaacaacaagaagaaTATGCTAAACAGCAGCAGCATTACCGACAGCTACAGCTACAGGAACAACTAAAATCGCAAAAACAGCACcatcaacaacagcagcaacaacatcaTCAGCAACAAATACAATCAAAACAGGGCCACAATGTTGACATAATAAAATCAAATGATTTACCACTCACCATTGACCAGCCTCTGCTGATGGTCGAAGAGCCTATGGCCACACTTATAAAGCCCAATCAAAGTCGAACTTTGGCGGCTGCTCGCATTTTAGCATCAACACTGCTGCAGGCCAGTGGTGAAGCAATCTTGGAGACACCTGGATTGAGACCATTGTCAAATCCAAATGCCTTAGATTTGCCAAACCATCTCAATAGCACCGATTTTTTGATTGTTAAATCGCAAAAGAACGCCTACATTATACCAATGCCGTTGGCGAAAG atgcaaGAAATCCATCAATGGTACAATCTTTATATCAAATGCGTGATCAACTGGAAAAGGCTTATACgataaatcaatttatttttattattaagccagaaaaaataaatttcttaaataaattaGTTTAA